A single genomic interval of Isachenkonia alkalipeptolytica harbors:
- a CDS encoding adenylate kinase, translated as MRLILLGPPGAGKGTQAVSISEKYKIPHISTGDIFRYNIKNQTELGEKAKAYMDQGLLVPDEVVVEIVEDRLKDQDCKQGFLLDGFPRTVNQAEALEAVLKGMSTGLDKVINIEVDKEILVRRAVGRRICKNCGATYHIEFNPPGKPGICDKCSGELYQRDDDNEKTVGKRIEVYLDETQPLIDFYQEKGKLVTINGNNDIAVVFDKIIESLEGRD; from the coding sequence GTGAGGCTAATATTACTTGGACCGCCGGGGGCGGGAAAAGGAACACAGGCTGTATCAATATCTGAAAAATATAAGATCCCTCATATTTCCACAGGAGATATTTTCCGCTACAACATTAAGAACCAAACGGAGTTAGGGGAAAAGGCCAAAGCTTATATGGATCAGGGGTTATTGGTTCCTGATGAAGTGGTGGTAGAAATCGTGGAAGATCGATTGAAAGATCAGGACTGCAAACAAGGATTTCTACTGGATGGATTTCCCCGTACCGTCAATCAGGCGGAAGCCCTTGAAGCCGTATTAAAGGGTATGAGTACCGGCCTGGATAAAGTGATTAATATTGAAGTGGATAAGGAAATCCTGGTTCGCCGTGCGGTAGGCCGTCGAATTTGCAAGAACTGTGGAGCTACTTATCATATAGAGTTCAACCCTCCTGGAAAGCCAGGTATTTGTGATAAATGCTCCGGAGAACTATATCAGCGGGATGACGACAATGAAAAAACCGTAGGGAAGCGAATCGAGGTTTATTTAGATGAAACCCAACCCTTAATAGATTTTTATCAGGAAAAAGGAAAACTTGTGACCATCAACGGGAACAATGACATAGCTGTGGTGTTTGATAAAATCATAGAGTCCCTGGAAGGTAGAGATTGA
- a CDS encoding KOW domain-containing RNA-binding protein, which produces MEDPNVKVGQIVKSIQGRDKGRNFVVIGEFDQEHILIADGKLRKVSKPKKKKLKHVAKYNVVSEEIRESIISGRRLSNAFIKKELERLGMKQ; this is translated from the coding sequence GTGGAAGATCCAAATGTTAAAGTAGGTCAAATTGTTAAGTCAATTCAGGGAAGAGACAAAGGCAGAAACTTTGTAGTTATTGGGGAGTTTGATCAGGAGCATATTTTAATTGCCGATGGAAAACTCCGGAAAGTCTCGAAACCGAAGAAAAAAAAATTAAAGCATGTTGCTAAGTATAATGTGGTTTCAGAAGAGATTCGAGAATCGATTATCAGTGGACGAAGGCTAAGCAATGCTTTTATAAAAAAAGAGTTGGAACGATTAGGAATGAAA
- the secY gene encoding preprotein translocase subunit SecY — protein MLETLRNAWKIPDLRSKMTYTFLMLVIFRFGAVIPVPGINLDVIRSVVDDGGILSMFDMFSGGAFGNMTIFALGIMPYITASIIMNLLTIAIPSLEQLAKEGEEGKKKMAQYTRYGTVILAIIQATGITVGLFRGAVLDQTAFSFITVIITLTAGTAFLMWLGEQITENGIGNGISLIIFAGIISGIPGGIGNTFGLLQQGEISIIAVIAFAIIAVVIVAGVVYITEGKRKIPVQYAKRVVGRKMYGGQSSHIPLKVNQSGVIPVIFAMSLLAFPQTLMLVFGQDSALGRFTTTWLSPATTQGAIVYTLMSTILIVFFTYFYTAVTFNPVEVANNMKKQGGFIPGIRPGKPTVEYLNKVLNRITLAGGLFLALIAALPIVISAVFNLPIAFGGTALLIVVGVSLETVKQIEAQMLMRHYQGFLK, from the coding sequence ATGTTGGAAACCTTAAGAAATGCCTGGAAGATCCCGGACTTAAGAAGCAAAATGACTTACACCTTCTTAATGCTGGTGATTTTCCGGTTTGGTGCTGTAATACCGGTTCCGGGAATCAACCTCGATGTGATCCGAAGCGTAGTGGATGACGGGGGAATACTCTCCATGTTTGATATGTTCTCCGGAGGAGCTTTCGGGAACATGACCATCTTTGCCCTGGGGATTATGCCCTATATTACCGCGTCGATCATTATGAACCTTCTTACCATTGCAATACCCAGTCTGGAGCAGTTAGCGAAGGAAGGGGAAGAGGGTAAGAAAAAAATGGCCCAATATACCCGTTATGGAACGGTAATCCTGGCCATTATTCAAGCAACCGGTATCACCGTTGGACTATTCAGAGGTGCGGTTCTTGATCAAACGGCCTTTAGCTTTATCACAGTAATCATTACCCTAACCGCCGGAACTGCATTCTTAATGTGGTTAGGAGAACAGATCACAGAAAACGGAATCGGAAACGGTATTTCACTGATTATTTTCGCAGGAATTATCTCCGGAATTCCGGGAGGCATCGGAAACACCTTTGGTTTGTTACAACAAGGTGAGATTTCCATCATCGCAGTAATCGCCTTTGCTATTATTGCCGTGGTTATTGTTGCCGGTGTGGTCTACATTACCGAAGGAAAAAGAAAGATTCCTGTGCAATATGCTAAAAGAGTGGTAGGACGAAAAATGTATGGAGGGCAAAGCTCTCATATACCGTTAAAAGTCAACCAGTCAGGAGTAATTCCTGTAATCTTTGCAATGAGTTTACTGGCCTTTCCACAGACATTAATGCTGGTCTTTGGCCAAGACAGCGCACTGGGAAGATTTACCACAACCTGGCTATCCCCAGCGACCACCCAGGGAGCGATTGTGTATACCTTAATGAGTACAATCCTAATTGTATTTTTCACGTACTTTTACACAGCCGTAACCTTTAATCCCGTGGAAGTTGCCAACAACATGAAAAAACAAGGTGGATTCATACCGGGTATTCGACCGGGAAAACCCACTGTAGAATACTTAAACAAAGTGTTAAACCGTATCACCCTTGCCGGTGGATTGTTTTTAGCGCTTATTGCAGCACTTCCCATTGTAATATCCGCAGTGTTTAACTTGCCGATTGCCTTTGGGGGTACCGCACTGTTGATTGTAGTAGGGGTTTCCTTGGAAACCGTGAAACAAATCGAAGCGCAAATGCTGATGAGACATTATCAAGGATTTTTAAAGTAA
- the map gene encoding type I methionyl aminopeptidase, whose protein sequence is MISIKSEREIQLMKEAGRIVAETHELLKKNIKPGITTKELDEIAEEHIRKQGAVPAFKGYGGFPASICASINHEVVHGIPGNKTLQEADIISIDIGTIKDQYYGDAARTYPVGDIDDDAQKLIDVTRESFYEGLKFMREGFRLSDISYAIQSYVESHGFSIVRDYTGHGIGKAMHEAPQIPNYGPKGRGPRLQAGMVLAVEPMVNMGTAKVKVLQDGWTVVTLDGKYSAHYEHTVAITKGEPEILTAL, encoded by the coding sequence ATGATTTCAATTAAATCGGAACGGGAAATTCAATTGATGAAAGAAGCCGGTAGGATCGTCGCCGAGACCCATGAACTTCTGAAGAAAAACATTAAACCGGGAATCACAACCAAGGAGTTGGACGAAATTGCGGAGGAACACATCCGAAAGCAAGGAGCCGTTCCCGCATTCAAAGGTTATGGCGGTTTCCCGGCAAGCATATGTGCTTCGATCAATCATGAGGTGGTACACGGAATACCTGGAAATAAAACCCTTCAAGAAGCTGATATTATCAGCATTGACATCGGAACCATTAAAGATCAATACTATGGAGACGCAGCTCGGACCTATCCTGTAGGCGATATAGACGATGATGCTCAAAAACTAATCGATGTTACTCGGGAAAGTTTTTATGAGGGCTTGAAATTCATGAGGGAAGGCTTTCGTTTATCGGATATCTCTTATGCTATTCAATCCTACGTAGAAAGTCATGGCTTTTCCATCGTTCGAGACTATACGGGGCATGGAATCGGAAAGGCAATGCATGAGGCGCCTCAAATTCCGAACTATGGTCCAAAGGGAAGAGGCCCCAGGTTACAAGCCGGAATGGTGCTTGCAGTCGAACCTATGGTGAACATGGGAACCGCTAAAGTGAAAGTCCTTCAAGACGGCTGGACCGTTGTAACTTTAGATGGAAAATATTCCGCTCATTATGAACACACGGTAGCAATTACGAAGGGCGAGCCGGAAATACTCACCGCCCTGTAA